In Streptomyces sp. HUAS ZL42, the DNA window CGCTGGACGCGTACATCCTCGCCGACATCGCGAGGGAGGCCGGGCTGCCGGAGGGCGTCCTGTCGATCCTCCCGGCGGACCGCGAGGTGAGCGAGTACCTGGTCGGGCACCCGGGCGTCGACAAGGTCTCCTTCACCGGCTCGGTCGCGGCCGGGAAGCGCGTGATGGAGGTGGCCTCCCGCAACCTCACCCGCGTCACCCTCGAACTGGGCGGGAAGTCGGCGGCGATCGTCCTGCCGGACGCGGACATCGAGACGTCCGTCCCCGGGATCGTCTCCGCGGCCTGGATGAACAACGGGCAGGCGTGCGTGGCCCAGACCCGCATTCTGCTGCCGCGCTCGCGCTACGACGAGTTCGCCGACGCCTTCGCGGCGGCCGCGAGCGCGCTGGTGGTCGGCGACCCGCTGGACCCGGCGACCCAGGTGGGCCCGCTGGTGGCCGAGAGGCAGCAGCGCAGGAACCTCGACTACATCCGCATCGGCCAGGAGGAGGGCGCGAAGATCCTCACCGGCGGCGGGCGCCCACCGGGCCTGGACCGCGGCTGGTACGTGGAGCCGACCCTCTTCGGCGACGTCGACAACTCCATGCGGATCGCCCGGGAGGAGATCTTCGGCCCGGTGATCTGCCTGCTCCCGTACGGCGACGAGTCCGAGGCGCTGAAGATCGCCAACGACTCGGACTACGGGCTGTCCGGCAGCGTGTGGACGGCGGACGTCGGGCACGGCATCGAGGTGGCGCGGCAGGTCCGTACCGGCACGTACTCGGTCAACACCTTCAGCCTGGACATGCTCGGCCCGTTCGGCGGCTACAAGAACTCCGGGCTGGGGAGGGAGTTCGGCCCGGAGGGCTACGGCGAGTATCTCGAACACAAGATGATCCACCTCCCGGCCGGCTGGGAGGCGTGAGCGGTCATGGGTGACCGCTGGCACGTCGAGGTCGATCGCTCCCTGTGCATCGGCTCCGCCCAGTGCATCCACCACGCCCCGGACGCCTTCCGCCTCGACACCGCCCGCCAGTCCCACCCGGTCGACCCCGACACGGACGCGGGCGAACAGGTCCTGGCGGCGGCGGAGAGCTGCCCGGTGGAGGCCATCGTGATCACGCTGGTGGGGAGCGGGGAGGCGGTGTTTCCACCGGAGGAATAGGAACTGTCGATGCCTCGAACAGGACTGTAGGCGCCTCGCTGTACGCTCCCCGGGTTTCTGTTTCACGTGAGGTTCACGGGATGGGTGGGGAAGCGTGCGCAAGTTTGAGGCCAAGCAGCTGATCAAGCAGGCGTACCAGGCGTGGGACGCAGAGGACTGGCTGCGTGCGGCCAGCCGCTTCGAACAGGTCCTCGCGCACTTCCCGGACGAGAAGCAGAGCGCGGTGTGGTGGTACGACGCCGCGCTCGCGTACAAGTTCCTGCGCAACTGGCAGAAGGCCTACGACCTGGGCCGCGAGGCCGCCGCCCGGGCACCGCGGGGCGAGGGCGACCCCGCGTACTGGAACCTCGGCATAGCGGCGACGATCCAGCGCGAGTGGGCGACCGCTCGGGACGCCTGGACCGGCTTCGGGATCGACGTCCCGGACGGGGAGGGCGAGCTCGTGGGCCGCTTCGGCAACGCCTGTGTACGGCTGGACTCCGGCGGTGAGCGGGAGGTCGTGTGGATCGAGCGGCTGTGCCCCACGCGCGGGCGGGTGGTCAATGTGCCGGTGACCGGCGGTCGGCGGTACG includes these proteins:
- a CDS encoding aldehyde dehydrogenase, with product MAELMEHGQLFIGGELTDPLGKDVIEVVSPHTEEVIGRVPHASSADVDRAVAVARKAFDEGPWPRLSLDERIEVVTRIKDAIAVRHEEIARVISSENGSPYSWSVLAQALGAMMVWDAAITVARNFTYEETRDGVLGRILVRREPVGVVAAVVPWNVPQFVAAAKLAPALLTGCTVILKPSPESPLDAYILADIAREAGLPEGVLSILPADREVSEYLVGHPGVDKVSFTGSVAAGKRVMEVASRNLTRVTLELGGKSAAIVLPDADIETSVPGIVSAAWMNNGQACVAQTRILLPRSRYDEFADAFAAAASALVVGDPLDPATQVGPLVAERQQRRNLDYIRIGQEEGAKILTGGGRPPGLDRGWYVEPTLFGDVDNSMRIAREEIFGPVICLLPYGDESEALKIANDSDYGLSGSVWTADVGHGIEVARQVRTGTYSVNTFSLDMLGPFGGYKNSGLGREFGPEGYGEYLEHKMIHLPAGWEA
- a CDS encoding ferredoxin — encoded protein: MGDRWHVEVDRSLCIGSAQCIHHAPDAFRLDTARQSHPVDPDTDAGEQVLAAAESCPVEAIVITLVGSGEAVFPPEE
- a CDS encoding tetratricopeptide repeat protein — its product is MRKFEAKQLIKQAYQAWDAEDWLRAASRFEQVLAHFPDEKQSAVWWYDAALAYKFLRNWQKAYDLGREAAARAPRGEGDPAYWNLGIAATIQREWATARDAWTGFGIDVPDGEGELVGRFGNACVRLDSGGEREVVWIERLCPTRGRVVNVPVTGGRRYGEIVVHDGVPNGERIVDGTTYPVFDELMLFEASDLPTLEVTVHAGESADLEALVDRSLSTASGRSPRAACGCCAPAAARAPTSRNGPWWRAPSRCRWRLRSRRRGGCRSDGRGRW